The DNA window GATGGGTTTGAATTAAACATGATTTCTTTTCTGCTCGCCCTTCCTGTGGCCCTGTCTGCTTGGCTTCTGCCTTATTGCAAAATCACTCGGCTCCCTTCTGAATGTAGGCTTTCCTGAGAAAGATCGAAATCGGAGAGAAAAGATGAAATATCGATCTCCCTGACTTTGGAGTGATTTGTTTACTTGAATTTGCAGACGTTAGTTACGTCAAAGAGCGAAATCCCGATATCGTATATATCCAACTGGCGATAGAAGTGCGCGGCGTTCTTCAAAGAGCATAACAGTCCCACTGCCACAGAGACACCAGCGGAAGTCACCTCAACAGAGCCAATTTCAGTTACAGGGACGGCTCCGAATGTCAGAAGCGGATGCGCTGCCGACGCCGAAGCGAAACCTTTGGGCTTGATAGCGGAATGGTCGTCAGGCTGCCGGTTTCCTCTTCAGCGTAAACTCAATGTCATAGCCAGCTACCTGGGCGAGCTTGAAAAGCTGCAGGAGTTGCTTCGAAGCTCGATTTTCTTCCAGAAGGCGTATGATTTGAGACGAAGAGGTGTCCAGTGCGTCGGCGAGAACCCGGAAAGAAAGGTTGGAATCGACAATCTTGCTCTTCAACGCCCGCTTGAGCTGGTTAATAGGGGACCACTGATACGTGGGATCTGAGTAGTACAAAACGAGATCGGCAGGGAAGTCTCCGTGCGTTCCGTCCTCCAACGTATAGGAAACGGCCTGGTCTCCTAAATTTTTTTCGATAGTGATCTCGGTAAATCGGTTGCCAGTTCCCATCTTGATGCCGGGAAAAACCGCAAAGGGCAGGATGTGACGAGTCAGCTTCCGGCCTTCCTGGAGCGTAATCTCCAGCACACCCTTCCGGTAATTGGGGCTGATTTTTTTGAACTTCGGATTTCTCATAATTCACCATCCCTGCGAAGCGCTTCCAGAGCCTTGCGCGCGTTGGATGTCATTTTCCCTTCCATTACCAGCCAGCTCTCGATGTCAAATTTCAGGATTCGCTTCCCATCCTGAAAAACATGAACATGGGGCGGATCGTGATCAGTCAGGTAGCGGACAACGACAACGCCAAAGCGCTTCCATCGGCCCATGATTATGTGTACCCTAAAATGATAACACTTGTCAATGCCTGAGGACCGCTCAGCAAATAGCCAGGATCCGGTCTCGAATGGTCAATCAGGCAGTCTTCGCCGGGCTTTGAAGATGTAAGCAGTGATACCTGTGATACCAAAATCATGCAGAAGAGGCGCAAAAGGAGCAACGGTGGAAAGAGCCGGCAATCAGGAAAAAATTCGATAACTGATTATGTCATAAGTACTAAACCTTAACGAACAGGAATGAATCATTTTCGCACAATCGCCAAAACTCGAATCCCCCCCTCTCCGCCAGACCCTTTCTTTGCAATAACTTATTTGGCATAGACGGGGATGATTTGAGGGTATTGCCGCCACAATGCTACCACTTCGTTCCTGAAACCGCATTTTCAGCCCTCGATTAATGCCGCCAGGGGCACTGCTTCGTCAAGGCGATCCACCGCTTCTCGATTGCCGGCAGGCAGCCATTTGCCGTAGGTGTCAACGGTCATTGAAATCGATGGGTGTCCCAGTTGCCGTTGTGTTTCCCTTATTCCCGCGGCAACGAAATCTGCCTCTGCTCCCCCTGGAGAAGCCAGAAAGCCAGGGCGATCGTCTGGCCGAAGCCAATGGCAGGCAGGAGCGATTGGAATCCTGCTCTTCGGCTCGCGAAAACCTGGCCGGGGTTTACCTGCAACGAATATGAGGGCTTAGCGGCTCCACCGCAACGCAAGATAGCGGTGCGCGGGGAATTCTGTCGTCCGATCAGATCGGAAATGATGGTAAGATTGAAGCAACCGTAATGACACCCATCCCCCTGAACGGCCCGATTCCTGAGATGATATCCTGCCCAAAGTGCAATTCCGGACGTATAAGCCGTTCGCACCGGCGCGGGTGGGACTGGGTATTAACACTGCTGTTTCTGCTGCCTTACCGCTGTGACAGGTGCGGGCACCGGTTCCATCGTTCCCGATTCGCCTGACGTGATCGAGTGTACCCTCTCTCGGCTTTGGATGTTCACTCGAATATCATTGCAAGTACAGCTAGTGTCGTTACTCAAGACAACGGTGATCCAGCCAACTCTGGATTTGGATATTTTACACTCGGACTGTCTGGATTACCCGGTGCAGTCGGATTTTCCGTATCAAGCGCCTTTGTGCGATCAAGCCACCCGTTAGAACCATGCTGCGGGTTTAACCTTCGTCATGGATGAGAAGATTTTTTCCAACTGCCATTACAAATCCTGCATTCTTATTTACGGTGGGGGAGATTTCGGTTGGGCTGATTGTCGTTTCGAAAACTGCCAACTTCGCTTCGAAGGTACAGCTGCGCGTACTGTGGCGTTCTTGAAACACTTCAACCTGATCACTGGTATTCAAACCCCCAGCGCACCGCCTGCAAAAACGACGCAGACCATTCAATAATTTGCGGCAACACGCTAACAGATCATTACCTGCTTCCGGGATGGGGTCTTATGTCAACTTCGGCCCCTCTGCGGCAACTGCCCAGCGCCCAGGATCGATGACAAACGGGATTTTACGGCGAAACGATGTCGCATGATCTGTACCGCATCAGCCAACGTCATTGAAAAACAGATGCCACGGGATGTGCGATGGCGGCGCACTGGACTCTCGCCAGAAATCTCAGGAAGTCGCGTCTGGAACGATCGCCCAAGAGCCCATACCTTACCATTCCTAACCGTGCTAGGATGCTCCCGGCCGTTGCTTTGGCATTTTCGATTTCCTAAACCCCAACGGGGAGGGATCGTCATGCTAATCGGAAAAGATGTCCGTGAGAAGGTGGAGGAAATCATTCGGCAGGAAGCCGGGAAGACCTGGCGGCCCAACCCCAAGATACATTGGCCCGTCATCTCGGGTCTAGACATCGGACTGGAAATTGAATTTCCCGATCGGATCATAGGCCTCGTGCTAAATCGCGCCCTCATCGAAAACTGCCCCACTGATCCGGAATCTGAACGTAAGGTTCGATTTTTGGTAGCGGATGCACTTACAAGGATGCGAGCGCACTCTTAAGGCCCGTGTCACCAAGGGGACCTGGTCGCGTCCACTACTACGGTCCATCCCACTTCTGACCGGGTATGCCAAAGCGCGGCCTTGGATGCGATCGGCCATTTTGCACAATCTAAATTCCTATAAACCGTGATAGGATTGCCCGGGCCGGCTTCCCGGATCCACTGGCAAGGTGGGGGAAAACATCAAGTCAACGGCCAACCGGGGAGCCGGCTTGGTTTTCTCTGCGTTCTATCAAATTCAGGAACTTGGCCCAGGCCGCCAGGACATGCGGGTCCGCTGCGCGCTTCTGTTCGGCCTCGACTTCCATCCAGCAGAGTCCGCAATACGGCCAGCGCTGAATCGCGAGGTTCGGGCCGGTAGGCCGATTCTCGAAATGAAACGGCTTTTCCGTGCTTTTGCAGAGAGAGCAGCAGTCGCGCGGTGCGCAACCTGTGAAAACGGTTATCCGCCGATCGGGCATGGGGCGCGCCTCTTCCGATTAAGTCGCCCCCTGATCAGATCATTGCCGGAAGATTTTGATCCTCGCCGGGCATTCTATTTGTAGGCCGTTTGCGCTCAGAATGACTCTTGATCAGGGCCTCCCGGTGCTTTTCACTAAGTTTACGCTTTTCCGCCCGCAAAATCTTCACCCGGTCAAATGGAACCGTAAATGACACGTAGCCCCAAGGATTCTCCCGCTGATCCGTCCGGTATCCCTGCCGGGCCATTCGTCGGATGATGCGGGGGTCTGCCGTGACCATTTCCCACTCGCTGCCGGCCGCATTTCCCCGGATGATGGTTTCCTGTTCTTCGCGCGAGAGCTTTTGTTCGCTCATGCTCTCACCCCCGGCCTTTTGCCCTTAAGCGCTAACTTAAGCCACTTTCCTGACCTGGACTTGGACTTGGACGTGGACGTGGACCTTGACGCTCTGCTGCGCCGCAAGCGATAAGAAGCGACCCGTAGCCTGATAAAGGCTGGGCG is part of the Terriglobia bacterium genome and encodes:
- a CDS encoding DUF4160 domain-containing protein, with translation MGRWKRFGVVVVRYLTDHDPPHVHVFQDGKRILKFDIESWLVMEGKMTSNARKALEALRRDGEL